The following proteins are encoded in a genomic region of Clostridium kluyveri:
- a CDS encoding gluconeogenesis factor YvcK family protein produces the protein MKIIDWFRPGIKVKRWVMLGAMGVLFIIFGVIEFINRRLYSYYYISFYVFLMASGIFVVYISVTQGMRSIIALINKGYLSVSLDSKKLENLIYEKRLLIKGPKIVAIGGGTGLSTMLRGLKYYTSNITAIVTVADDGGGSGDLREDLGMLPPGDIRNCIMALADTEPLMEELLQYRFKNGRLKNQSFGNLFLAAMDGISGNFEEAVHKMSSVLAVTGRVMPVTLDNLVLKARLKNGTVVSGESNIPYQATVQNTCIDKIFIEPENARALREAVDAILEADAIILGPGSLYTSVIPNLLVKDIANAVRKTPAIRLYVSNIMTQPGETDGFSVEDHISTIFKHVGNDIMDYVIVNVGKIDVELEGKYKEEESHLVKINDDNISSLGVKVIEGDFISIKNGLIRHNSEKLASILIETIMDKKLLYDRKKRIEYFYLSERLKENKK, from the coding sequence ATGAAGATTATAGATTGGTTTAGACCTGGCATTAAGGTTAAAAGATGGGTTATGTTGGGGGCTATGGGGGTACTTTTTATAATATTTGGAGTAATTGAGTTTATAAATAGAAGATTGTATAGTTATTATTATATATCTTTTTATGTATTTTTGATGGCATCAGGAATTTTTGTAGTATATATTTCTGTAACTCAGGGAATGAGATCTATAATAGCCCTTATAAATAAAGGATATTTGAGTGTATCTTTAGATTCTAAAAAGTTAGAAAATTTAATATATGAGAAACGTTTATTAATCAAAGGTCCTAAAATTGTTGCCATAGGGGGAGGCACTGGTCTTTCTACTATGCTTAGAGGTCTTAAGTATTATACTTCAAATATAACAGCTATAGTTACTGTGGCAGATGATGGAGGGGGGTCTGGAGATCTTAGAGAGGATCTTGGAATGCTTCCCCCTGGAGATATAAGAAATTGTATAATGGCTCTTGCAGATACGGAACCTCTTATGGAAGAACTTTTACAGTATAGATTTAAAAATGGAAGGTTGAAAAATCAGAGTTTTGGCAATTTATTTCTAGCAGCTATGGATGGCATATCAGGAAACTTTGAAGAGGCCGTTCATAAAATGAGTTCTGTACTTGCAGTAACAGGAAGAGTAATGCCAGTTACCTTAGATAATTTGGTCTTAAAGGCAAGATTAAAGAATGGCACTGTAGTATCTGGAGAATCCAATATTCCCTATCAGGCTACTGTTCAAAATACCTGTATAGATAAAATATTTATAGAACCTGAAAATGCCAGGGCTTTAAGGGAAGCAGTGGATGCCATATTAGAAGCAGATGCCATAATATTGGGGCCGGGAAGTCTTTATACCAGTGTAATCCCGAACCTTTTGGTAAAAGATATAGCAAATGCAGTAAGAAAAACCCCAGCTATAAGACTGTATGTTTCAAATATAATGACACAGCCGGGAGAAACAGATGGATTTTCTGTAGAGGATCATATAAGTACTATTTTTAAGCATGTAGGAAATGATATAATGGATTATGTTATTGTTAATGTGGGAAAGATAGATGTAGAATTAGAAGGGAAATACAAAGAAGAAGAATCCCATTTGGTAAAGATAAATGATGATAATATATCTTCTTTAGGCGTAAAAGTTATTGAAGGAGATTTTATAAGTATTAAAAATGGTTTAATAAGGCATAACTCTGAAAAATTAGCATCCATACTAATAGAAACTATTATGGATAAAAAGCTTTTGTATGATAGAAAGAAGAGAATAGAATATTTCTATTTGTCAGAGAGATTAAAAGAAAATAAAAAGTAA
- a CDS encoding DRTGG domain-containing protein — translation MSKHEKLMKYILSLKAGTRISVRSVASELGVSHGTVYRAIKHSADLGIVTTIPRVGTVRIEKVEKKNIEKLTYGDVINIIDGNLLGGKDGIYKILHHFIIGAMTIDTMKQYIEKDCLVITGNREDVQKLALLNGAGVLITGGFKCSSETRKLANRKCLPIISANYDTFTVASMINRALSENLIKKEIVLVEDIMQGDPCYLKDTDTVHVWKKVMEKVNYKIYPVIDDKKRVIGIVSSEDLLSCNSDNEALSKIMHKEPIVVKPKTTVAYAAHMMDLKGLEVFPVVNHKKLIGIITKKDIIKALHYMARQPQVGETLEDLILKKFQCQVRDNKFCFIGKITPEMLNDIGTASWSSLNMILSTMAIVTLRQKSNANMLVVDSISTYFIKPVQIDNQIEIYIDVIDLGINHCKVEVNMFNNKNIAGKSILSARIIRK, via the coding sequence ATGTCAAAACATGAAAAGCTAATGAAATATATACTTTCATTAAAAGCTGGGACCAGAATTTCAGTTAGGAGTGTAGCCAGTGAATTGGGTGTTAGTCATGGAACCGTATATAGAGCCATAAAACATTCTGCTGATCTTGGTATAGTTACTACCATTCCTAGAGTGGGAACCGTAAGGATAGAAAAGGTTGAAAAGAAAAATATAGAAAAATTAACTTATGGGGATGTTATAAATATTATAGATGGAAATTTGCTTGGGGGAAAAGATGGAATATATAAGATATTACATCATTTCATAATAGGAGCCATGACCATAGACACTATGAAGCAGTATATAGAAAAAGACTGTCTGGTTATAACAGGTAACAGAGAGGACGTTCAAAAACTTGCCCTTTTAAATGGGGCAGGAGTTCTTATAACAGGAGGTTTCAAATGCAGCAGTGAAACAAGGAAATTGGCAAACAGGAAATGTCTTCCAATAATATCTGCAAATTATGATACCTTTACAGTGGCAAGTATGATAAATAGAGCACTTTCAGAAAATTTGATAAAAAAAGAAATAGTTCTTGTGGAAGATATAATGCAGGGTGATCCTTGTTATCTTAAGGATACAGATACGGTGCATGTATGGAAAAAAGTTATGGAAAAAGTTAATTATAAAATATATCCTGTGATAGATGACAAAAAAAGAGTAATAGGAATTGTATCTTCAGAGGATCTGTTAAGTTGTAATTCAGATAATGAAGCTTTAAGTAAGATAATGCATAAAGAGCCTATTGTAGTAAAACCCAAAACTACAGTGGCCTATGCAGCCCATATGATGGATTTAAAAGGATTGGAAGTATTTCCAGTGGTAAATCATAAAAAACTCATAGGAATTATAACTAAAAAAGATATAATAAAAGCACTTCATTATATGGCAAGACAGCCTCAAGTAGGAGAGACATTAGAAGATCTGATATTGAAGAAATTTCAGTGTCAGGTAAGGGATAATAAATTTTGTTTTATAGGAAAGATAACTCCAGAGATGTTAAATGATATAGGAACAGCTTCATGGAGTTCTTTAAATATGATTTTGTCTACTATGGCCATTGTGACTTTAAGACAGAAAAGTAATGCCAATATGTTGGTAGTGGACAGTATAAGCACATATTTTATAAAACCTGTACAAATAGATAATCAGATTGAAATATATATTGATGTAATAGACCTTGGAATAAATCACTGCAAGGTAGAGGTAAATATGTTTAATAATAAGAATATAGCCGGAA
- the whiA gene encoding DNA-binding protein WhiA, whose protein sequence is MSFSLKVKNEICRYKIISEREAVAELSAIMKVSGTLLLGANKQFNFKIITENAATARLIFRILKDKFNIHTKILVKKNNSFKKNNVYMIMITENMDVKSLLKKVGILKEEEGVFSLDYSIPKNIMESEQLKRAYIKGAFLGGGSISNPEKTYHLEFVTHNNEYAKELSRLINGYGLNSKVIQRKNSFIIYIKEGEQIVDLLNIIGAHSSLLELENIRIIKEMRNNVNRLVNCETANLSKTVNASVRQSESIKLIQREIGLNRLPTNLKEIAQLRLKYPDESLKELGEMLTPKVGKSGVNHRLRRIEKIAEELRKER, encoded by the coding sequence ATGTCATTTTCATTGAAAGTAAAAAATGAAATTTGTAGATATAAAATTATTAGTGAAAGGGAAGCGGTGGCAGAATTATCTGCAATAATGAAAGTGAGCGGAACCCTGCTTTTAGGTGCAAATAAACAGTTTAATTTTAAAATAATTACTGAAAATGCTGCTACTGCTAGACTTATATTTAGAATATTAAAGGATAAGTTTAATATACATACCAAAATACTTGTTAAAAAGAATAATTCCTTTAAGAAGAATAATGTTTATATGATAATGATAACGGAAAATATGGATGTAAAATCCTTACTTAAAAAAGTGGGGATTTTAAAAGAAGAAGAGGGTGTTTTTTCTTTAGATTACAGTATACCTAAAAATATTATGGAAAGTGAACAGCTTAAAAGAGCCTATATCAAAGGGGCTTTTTTAGGAGGGGGCAGTATCAGCAACCCAGAAAAAACCTATCATCTTGAATTTGTTACCCATAACAATGAATATGCTAAGGAATTGAGTAGACTTATAAATGGATATGGGTTAAATTCTAAAGTAATACAGAGAAAAAATAGTTTTATAATTTACATTAAAGAGGGAGAACAAATAGTAGATTTATTAAATATAATAGGAGCTCATTCTTCTCTTCTTGAATTGGAGAACATAAGAATAATAAAGGAAATGAGAAATAATGTTAATAGGCTTGTAAATTGTGAAACTGCAAATTTAAGTAAAACTGTAAATGCATCTGTAAGACAATCTGAAAGTATAAAACTTATACAAAGAGAAATAGGACTAAATAGACTTCCTACTAATTTAAAAGAAATTGCACAATTAAGATTAAAATATCCAGATGAATCCTTAAAAGAGTTGGGTGAAATGCTGACCCCAAAAGTAGGTAAATCCGGGGTAAATCATAGATTGAGAAGAATTGAAAAAATAGCGGAGGAACTAAGAAAAGAAAGGTAG
- the rapZ gene encoding RNase adapter RapZ, protein MRFVIVTGLSGAGKTQAIRNLEDLGFFCVDNLPPTLIPKFAEACYQTDGKIDKIALVIDIRGGQFFDDIFESLNYLQKQGYKYEILFLDASDEVLIKRFKESRRKHPLAPDGRILNGILMERNRLREIKDRSDNIIDTSKLATRELREEITRIYSEEGQMETQLIVTVLSFGFKYGIPVDSDLVFDVRFLPNPFYIPELKKHSGRDKIVVDYIMDFKETVEFIDKLEDILEFLIPNYLKEGKRQLIVSIGCTGGRHRSVTIANTIYNRLKNNGHRVNIDHRDIEEDIKGGKKL, encoded by the coding sequence GTGAGATTTGTTATAGTAACAGGATTGTCAGGAGCAGGAAAAACTCAAGCTATAAGAAATTTAGAAGATTTAGGATTTTTTTGTGTAGATAATTTGCCTCCTACACTAATACCTAAATTTGCAGAGGCCTGTTATCAAACTGATGGAAAAATTGATAAGATAGCACTTGTTATAGATATAAGAGGAGGACAGTTTTTTGATGATATATTTGAAAGTTTAAATTATCTACAAAAACAAGGATATAAATATGAAATATTATTTTTAGATGCTTCAGATGAAGTATTGATTAAAAGATTTAAAGAATCTAGAAGAAAACACCCTCTGGCACCTGATGGCAGAATTTTAAACGGAATACTTATGGAAAGAAATAGACTTAGAGAAATAAAAGATAGGTCAGATAACATAATAGATACATCTAAATTGGCAACAAGAGAACTCAGGGAAGAGATAACGAGGATATATTCCGAAGAAGGCCAAATGGAGACTCAATTGATAGTTACCGTGCTTTCTTTCGGATTTAAATATGGCATACCTGTTGATTCGGATCTGGTATTTGATGTGAGATTTCTACCTAATCCTTTCTACATTCCTGAACTTAAAAAGCATTCCGGCAGAGATAAAATTGTAGTTGACTATATAATGGACTTTAAGGAAACTGTTGAGTTTATAGATAAATTGGAGGATATACTTGAATTTCTAATACCAAATTATTTGAAGGAAGGTAAAAGACAGCTTATTGTATCTATAGGATGTACAGGGGGAAGACACCGTTCTGTAACCATTGCAAACACTATTTATAACAGATTAAAAAATAATGGCCATAGAGTGAATATAGACCACAGGGATATAGAAGAAGATATTAAAGGTGGTAAAAAGCTATGA
- a CDS encoding peptidoglycan D,D-transpeptidase FtsI family protein, which yields MNDILNNIKKVMMVFLICFIALISYMTYFEMAIGPNIVNNAYNRRLWIKRNEVLRGTIYDRNGNALTKSEPIDQENQKREYTGGAMFAHALGYVDIKYGITGLERKYDEELMSTNIKDSIKSLIENKGKTQKKVGNNLKTTLDLETQKAAYDLLGDNKGAVVVLNPKTGEVIAMVSKPSFDPNDLGSTWEQLNKDENRPLINRVTAGLYPPGSTFKTITAISALENISGIQGRYFQDTGELYIGGDYTLHNFQGEVLGSINFKDAYTHSSNVYFGSLGLELGNEKLKQTAEKFFFNKEIPADGIPVEPSKFPELKSYEKGSIAQSAIGQSSDLASPLQMAVVTSVIANGGVLMKPHLVSDVTNSQGEEVKNIQPEQVGQIISSDVAATMKDVMRSVVESGTGTNASVEGVEVAGKTGTADNESQGKNSAPHAWFIGFAPYEDPQVAVAVIVENGGQGGKLAASIASEVIRTALRK from the coding sequence ATGAATGACATATTGAATAATATAAAAAAGGTAATGATGGTTTTTTTAATATGTTTCATAGCACTCATTTCTTATATGACTTATTTTGAGATGGCCATTGGACCTAATATAGTCAATAATGCTTATAACAGAAGATTATGGATAAAGAGGAATGAGGTGCTTAGAGGAACTATATATGATAGGAATGGGAATGCTCTCACTAAAAGTGAACCTATAGATCAAGAAAATCAAAAAAGAGAATACACCGGAGGTGCAATGTTTGCCCATGCACTAGGCTATGTAGACATCAAGTATGGAATTACAGGACTTGAAAGAAAGTATGATGAAGAATTAATGTCTACAAATATTAAGGATAGTATAAAAAGCCTCATTGAGAATAAAGGAAAAACTCAAAAAAAAGTTGGTAATAATTTAAAAACAACTTTGGATTTAGAGACACAGAAAGCAGCTTATGATTTATTGGGAGATAACAAAGGAGCAGTAGTGGTATTAAATCCTAAAACTGGAGAGGTAATAGCCATGGTATCAAAACCATCTTTTGATCCAAATGATTTAGGAAGTACTTGGGAGCAGTTGAATAAAGACGAAAATAGACCTCTCATAAATAGGGTTACAGCAGGACTTTATCCACCAGGATCTACTTTTAAAACCATAACTGCCATAAGTGCTTTAGAAAATATAAGTGGAATTCAGGGAAGGTATTTTCAGGATACCGGAGAGTTATATATAGGAGGGGATTATACTCTTCATAATTTTCAAGGGGAAGTTTTAGGGAGTATTAATTTTAAAGATGCATATACTCATTCTAGTAATGTATATTTTGGCTCTCTAGGTCTTGAACTTGGGAATGAAAAATTAAAACAAACTGCAGAAAAATTTTTCTTTAATAAGGAAATTCCTGCAGACGGTATACCAGTAGAACCTAGTAAATTTCCTGAATTGAAATCTTATGAAAAAGGAAGTATAGCCCAGAGTGCCATAGGACAGAGCAGCGATTTGGCAAGTCCCCTTCAAATGGCAGTGGTTACAAGTGTTATAGCAAATGGCGGAGTTTTGATGAAACCTCATCTGGTAAGTGATGTAACAAATAGTCAGGGAGAGGAAGTAAAGAATATACAACCAGAACAAGTAGGTCAGATAATTTCTTCAGATGTAGCTGCTACTATGAAAGATGTGATGAGATCTGTAGTAGAATCAGGAACAGGAACCAATGCTTCTGTAGAAGGAGTGGAAGTGGCAGGAAAAACTGGAACAGCAGATAATGAATCACAAGGGAAAAATTCCGCTCCACATGCCTGGTTTATAGGATTTGCGCCTTATGAGGATCCCCAGGTAGCAGTGGCGGTGATTGTAGAGAATGGAGGACAAGGAGGAAAACTAGCTGCTTCTATAGCATCAGAGGTGATAAGGACTGCACTTCGAAAATAG
- a CDS encoding metal-dependent hydrolase has translation MKGKTHAGVGVVTFLSVYDILPGKFNYIGIFVVIFASILPDIDHPKSIINKYILPFRNKLTKIVFYSCLGTILLWYDYLYKGEPVIKAIGISFFIIALSTHRNGLTHSLTGMIMFSFIIGYLGNMYNLHYLVYYFIIGYGMHLLCDMITDRGVPLFYPFKNKKFKMPLTYKTNSKIGCTIEELLMIFGLLFTIYKLPVIYK, from the coding sequence ATGAAGGGTAAAACTCATGCAGGTGTTGGAGTAGTTACTTTTTTATCTGTTTATGATATACTTCCCGGAAAGTTTAACTATATTGGTATTTTTGTAGTTATATTTGCATCCATACTCCCAGATATAGATCATCCAAAAAGTATAATAAATAAATATATACTTCCTTTTAGAAATAAGCTTACTAAAATTGTTTTTTATAGTTGTTTAGGAACAATATTACTTTGGTACGATTATTTATATAAAGGGGAGCCCGTAATTAAGGCCATTGGTATATCATTTTTTATAATAGCTTTATCTACTCACAGAAACGGACTAACTCATAGTTTAACAGGCATGATAATGTTTTCCTTTATTATAGGATATTTAGGGAATATGTATAATTTACATTATTTAGTATATTATTTTATTATAGGTTATGGCATGCACCTATTATGTGATATGATTACAGATAGAGGAGTACCATTGTTTTATCCTTTTAAAAATAAAAAATTCAAGATGCCTTTAACTTACAAGACTAATTCTAAAATTGGTTGTACCATAGAAGAACTTTTAATGATATTCGGGCTTTTATTTACTATATATAAACTTCCAGTTATATATAAATAA
- the uvrC gene encoding excinuclease ABC subunit UvrC — MFDFEQQLKILPDKPGVYLMKNSLGEVIYVGKAKVLKNRVRQYFQKSKNHSEKVRTMVKHISEFEYIVTDSEMEALVLECNLIKKYRPRYNILLKDDKIYPLIKITLNEDFPRIICARNKIKDGAKYFGPYISTGAVYETMEVIKKIFPIRNCRLNIKTGDVKGRPCLNYHIGLCKAPCTGHISKEEYGKIISGVMDFLSGKNKDIIKKLKEDMDASSQNMEFEKAAELRDKIFALEKIIEKQKITTGGFEDEDFINIHSDEKDSCIQVFFSRTGKIIGREHFIIEDTQDLPKGEIIANFIKEFYGGTAYIAKTIYVPEIYDVQLLEDWLSIKKNSKVHIRIPQKGDKKAILNLVEKNARTTLQNFKLKFIQDKKMYETSLEELMEILNLDDIPHRIEAYDVSNIQGVDSVGTMVVFENGRPKHNDYRRFKINGVKGANDYESMKEILRRRFQNGMEEIKRIKEKELEFSAGKFSFFPDLILMDGGKIQVSAALEVLKEFNIDITVCGMVKDDKHRTRGLVYKNEEMPLNRNSNIIKLITRIQDEVHRFAVTYHRSLRSKRVLHSVLEDIPNVGVKRRKELLKRFLSVENIKKASIEELINTPSIDMRTAESIISYFRGYKS, encoded by the coding sequence GTGTTTGATTTTGAGCAGCAGTTAAAAATATTGCCGGATAAACCTGGAGTATATTTAATGAAAAATTCTTTAGGAGAAGTAATATATGTAGGAAAGGCAAAGGTCTTAAAAAATAGGGTTAGACAATATTTTCAGAAGTCTAAAAATCATTCTGAAAAAGTAAGAACAATGGTTAAACATATTTCAGAGTTTGAGTATATAGTTACAGATTCTGAGATGGAAGCCCTTGTATTAGAGTGTAATTTAATAAAAAAATATAGACCCAGATACAATATATTGTTAAAAGATGATAAAATATATCCACTTATAAAGATAACTCTAAATGAAGATTTTCCAAGGATAATATGTGCCAGAAATAAGATAAAAGACGGGGCAAAATACTTTGGACCCTATATAAGTACGGGGGCAGTTTATGAAACCATGGAGGTTATAAAGAAGATATTTCCTATAAGGAACTGCAGGCTTAACATAAAAACAGGAGATGTAAAAGGTAGACCTTGTCTAAATTATCATATAGGATTGTGCAAGGCACCGTGTACTGGTCATATCAGTAAAGAAGAATATGGGAAAATTATATCAGGAGTTATGGATTTCTTATCAGGAAAGAACAAAGATATAATTAAAAAACTAAAAGAGGATATGGATGCTTCATCTCAAAATATGGAATTTGAGAAGGCAGCGGAACTGAGAGACAAGATTTTTGCGTTAGAAAAGATTATTGAAAAACAAAAAATAACCACTGGCGGTTTTGAAGATGAAGATTTTATAAATATACACTCTGATGAAAAAGATAGTTGTATTCAAGTGTTTTTCTCAAGAACGGGAAAAATAATAGGAAGAGAACATTTTATTATAGAAGATACGCAGGATCTTCCTAAGGGAGAAATAATAGCAAACTTTATTAAGGAATTTTATGGAGGTACAGCATATATAGCAAAAACCATATATGTACCGGAAATTTATGATGTTCAATTATTAGAAGATTGGCTTAGTATTAAAAAGAATTCTAAGGTACATATTAGAATACCCCAAAAAGGCGATAAAAAGGCAATTTTAAATTTAGTAGAAAAAAATGCTAGGACCACTTTACAGAACTTTAAATTAAAATTCATTCAAGATAAAAAAATGTATGAAACGTCTCTGGAAGAACTTATGGAAATACTTAATCTGGATGATATACCGCATAGGATAGAAGCCTATGATGTATCTAATATTCAGGGGGTAGATTCTGTAGGTACCATGGTGGTCTTTGAAAATGGAAGGCCAAAGCATAACGATTATAGGAGATTCAAAATTAATGGGGTAAAAGGGGCCAATGATTATGAGAGCATGAAAGAGATCCTAAGAAGAAGGTTCCAAAATGGTATGGAAGAAATAAAGAGAATAAAAGAAAAGGAATTGGAGTTTAGTGCAGGAAAATTTAGCTTTTTTCCTGATTTGATTCTTATGGATGGAGGAAAAATTCAAGTAAGTGCAGCTCTTGAGGTATTAAAAGAATTTAACATAGATATAACTGTATGCGGCATGGTAAAGGACGACAAACATAGAACTAGGGGACTTGTTTATAAAAATGAAGAAATGCCATTGAATAGGAACTCTAATATAATTAAACTCATTACCCGAATACAGGATGAAGTTCATAGATTTGCTGTCACTTATCATAGAAGTCTTAGAAGTAAGAGGGTACTTCATTCTGTATTAGAGGATATACCCAATGTAGGAGTTAAAAGAAGAAAAGAGCTTTTAAAGAGATTTTTAAGTGTAGAAAATATAAAAAAAGCAAGTATAGAGGAGCTTATAAATACCCCCTCTATAGATATGCGTACAGCAGAAAGTATAATTTCTTATTTTAGAGGATATAAAAGTTAA
- the murB gene encoding UDP-N-acetylmuramate dehydrogenase yields the protein MNKFEDFAIKLREILDIEDIKIDEPMKEHTSFKVGGPVDILLTPKNFNQVVDVVKLCKKENMPYYIMGNGSNLLVKDGGIRGAMIKLVKLNKIQVKGNKIITESGVSLKDISTTALENCLTGFEFACGIPGSVGGAVTMNAGAYNGEISNVIESAKVICNSGEIIVLNREEMELGYRMSSILKNGYTILEVTFNLEKGDKENIMNRIEDLSRRRNEKQPLEYASAGSTFKRPQGHFAAKLIEDSGLKGESVGDAQVSEKHSGFIINKGNATAKDILTLISIVQDRVRQNFDIDLYTEVRIIGED from the coding sequence ATGAATAAGTTTGAAGATTTTGCTATAAAGTTAAGAGAGATATTGGATATAGAGGACATAAAAATAGATGAGCCCATGAAAGAACATACTTCATTTAAAGTAGGAGGACCTGTAGATATATTACTTACCCCTAAAAATTTTAACCAGGTAGTAGATGTGGTGAAATTATGTAAAAAAGAAAATATGCCTTATTATATAATGGGAAATGGCTCTAATTTGCTGGTAAAAGATGGTGGTATAAGGGGAGCAATGATCAAGCTCGTAAAGTTAAACAAAATTCAAGTTAAAGGAAATAAAATTATTACAGAAAGTGGTGTATCATTAAAGGATATTTCAACTACAGCATTAGAAAATTGTTTAACAGGATTTGAGTTTGCCTGTGGAATACCAGGAAGCGTAGGTGGTGCAGTCACTATGAATGCAGGCGCCTATAATGGAGAAATTTCAAATGTAATAGAAAGTGCTAAAGTTATATGCAATAGTGGAGAAATTATAGTACTTAATAGAGAAGAAATGGAACTTGGATATAGAATGAGTTCTATATTAAAAAATGGATATACCATTTTAGAAGTTACATTCAATCTGGAAAAAGGCGATAAAGAAAATATAATGAATCGTATAGAAGACTTAAGCAGAAGAAGAAATGAAAAACAACCTTTGGAGTATGCTTCAGCAGGAAGCACTTTTAAAAGACCCCAGGGACATTTTGCTGCGAAGCTCATAGAAGACAGTGGCTTAAAAGGAGAAAGTGTAGGAGATGCACAGGTATCTGAAAAGCACTCAGGTTTTATAATAAACAAAGGAAATGCTACTGCAAAAGATATTTTGACTTTAATATCTATTGTACAGGATAGGGTAAGGCAAAACTTTGATATAGATTTATATACTGAAGTTAGAATTATAGGGGAAGACTAG